A window of the Vespula vulgaris chromosome 6, iyVesVulg1.1, whole genome shotgun sequence genome harbors these coding sequences:
- the LOC127064873 gene encoding retinal-specific phospholipid-transporting ATPase ABCA4-like isoform X3 has product MDSTENCLHFREFIGFATEEEMLETYMIKRIQDPLQEFLAIVIEQKGEHFKYKIRHSTEISSELYTDMTYFISEHKYLESVPFVQLQMCLDDSFIKHVINDTIRPEISIQRMPYPPYIKTNLADTSLRELISVFAVAIFLIPLCIETNYAAKEKFIGVNTLMTMNGVKLYQNLLSWLTTGCIFSILYVIPLIILFKNTFSTRVDPYLYYSNAFLFWILMTVHIVHLISFGMHIAAYFSKSVFVIIFLSIIYTASSSLYGNLTRENLFCIIPYVGIILPNLLLSRLFEEVNTYETQLIGIRWSNIFIPSESSRYNIVGSTGFIFIFSILGIIIHFIMAIYINNVRPGKYGIKKHPLYFLQCMRKNKVSLDEEPEDYEYNQLASEDFEAVSKGAFIPGIQIRGLKKSYRTGLLQKSMVHALKGISLDFYKGQITALLGHNGAGKTTLMSIITGMISETEGKVFINGQNLKNNLDEIRYDLGLCPQENMVFPDLNVYEQIEFFGLLKNKAKTRQQTKRDVENLLVKLQITEKRNYLPSKLSGGQKRRVCLGMALISDSSILILDEPTSGMDPETRRDTWDIILKMRGQKTIIISTHNMEEADILGDRIAIIHGGLLRSYGTAMFLKKQYGHGHIEVVLSTKPWCDPEKVVDKFDTRSQVTLEKEKIVLSVPYTENLPHSLDEIENQKRRLGVTGINVSLITLEQVFLKIMKGEDNGIHSTDLCTATQKLQGWQLTIHAMLGLFNKKVTYTKKNARILLMILFLPLISILFMALSYKTPAESLDIIPLTLNMYRNPKVFYSSDIPKYGKIYNEEIESFNGIATNVAGRSVTEELLAFGKKNLAEYHNYVIVSAEFNNTQGIFANGFYSGTMMHSLPLTMNILSNTIIRSLTDKKYSIEVSRQQLPNIFSYSDQVVPEMEALSRVLIFCSFFFPTLALFVIHPLQETSTKVKQLQRMTGISSVSYWLTIFSIDFLICVLSTCIITLGFYVMDIILDIRLYHVTEILITMLILLLFGINCLLITYIFSFINKSRSTVITILSITPIGIVFIQYLLHVVIQSFQNLKVLHSFQKQLFRFIPYVSFFHGQLSFFTVAVTNAKCRRFPSKILNALCDMGYMDPCCSMDCVNGVCSKPMSYFENFKKDINLEENILYLSLTPVIYFAILIMLEEKIFTRLFTKIRSSSLQPSDKMDEEVKKEKHAVALEISKITSQNKRNSIDHNNINGNSTNDTQTSKVENSLFLVYELSKYYGKLMAVKEVNFRVKERECFGLLGVNGAGKSTTFRMLTGEETPNSGTMYLKSAEIYSNRRAYLAEMGYCPQTDALINSLNAFDHLRLFAKLRGIPPEKVDLEVNKWINRLNLKACMSQPSETYSGGNKRRLNIAIALIGNPALVLLDEPTTGVDPAARRSLWSVLQSCQAGGQAFILTSHSMEECEALCNRLVIMVQGKLVCIGASQELKQRFGAGYDIHIKLDPSRSEEDVAIIKNTIESSLTCEIRDENLGLIAYHVTDPRTTWTKMYSTVNNLKNRFKCIQDYSVLSATLEQLFIQFARGISMPNYDNSPRHSASQPNNE; this is encoded by the exons ATGGATTCAACAGAAAACTGTTTACATTTTAGAG aGTTTATTGGATTTGCAACCGAAGAAGAAATGCTTGAAACTTATATGATTAAACGAATTCAAGATCCATTACAAGAATTTCTAGCAATTGTTATTGAACAAAAAGGAGAACAttttaagtataaaataaGACATTCTACTGAAATCTCTTCTGAATTATATACAGACATgacttattttatatcagaGCACAAATACCTTGAATCCGTTCCATTTGTGCAGCTACAAATGTGTCTTGatgattcttttataaaacatgTTATAAATGATACGATTAGGCCAGAG atttccATACAAAGAATGCCATATCCAccatatattaaaacaaatttggCAGATACATCGTTGCGAGAATTAATTTCTGTATTTGCTGTAGCAATATTTCTGATACCACTGTGCATAGAAACTAATTATGCAGCCAAAGAAAAGTTTATTGGCGTTAAT aCTTTAATGACAATGAATGGAgtgaaattatatcaaaatttattaagcTGGCTTACCACTGGCTGTATATTCAGTATTTTGTATGTGATaccattaataatattatttaaaaacacaTTCTCTACCCGTGTAGATCCATATCTGTATTATAGTAATGCATTCTTATTTTGGATATTAATGACTGTACATATTGTTCATCTTATATCATTTGGTATGCATATTGCTGCGTACTTTTCGAAAT CTGTCtttgtgattatttttttgtcaattATATATACTGCTTCATCTTCTCTTTACGGAAATTTGACGCGAGAAAATTTGTTCTGCATTATACCATATGTTGGTATAATTTTACCAAACCTGTTGTTATCCAGACTATTCGAGGAAGTAAATACATATGAAAcacaat taaTTGGAATTCGATGGAGTAACATCTTTATACCAAGCGAATCTTCTCGATACAATATTGTAGGAAGTACaggatttatatttatattttcaattttggGAATTATAATTCACTTTATTATGgcaatttatattaataacgtACGACCAGGGAAATATGGCATAAAGAAACATCCGTTATATTTTCTACAG tgtatgagaaaaaacaaagtgtCTTTAGACGAAGAACCAGAAGATTATGAGTATAATCAATTAGCAAGTGAAGATTTTGAAGCAGTTTCTAAAGGTGCATTTATCCCTGGTATTCAAATTCGAGGTCTCAAAAAAAGTTATAGAACCGgtttattacaaaaatct ATGGTACATGCATTGAAAGGAATATCTTTGGATTTTTACAAAGGACAAATAACTGCATTATTAGGACACAATGGTGCTGGAAAAACTACTCTTATGTCTATAATAACAG GTATGATAAGCGAGACAGAAggaaaagtttttataaatgggcaaaatttgaaaaataatttagatgaGATTAGATACGATTTAGGTCTCTGTCCACAAGAAAATATGGTTTTTCCagatttaaatgtatatgaGCAGATTGAGTTCTTTGGTTTG ttaaaaaataaagccaAAACACGACAACAAACCAAACGTGACGTTGAGAATTTGCttgtaaaattacaaataacaGAGAAACGAAATTATCTTCCCAGCAAATTATCTGGTGGTCAGAAAAGACGCGTTTGTCTTGGAATGGCTCTCATTAGTGATTCCagt atTTTAATTTTGGATGAACCAACATCAGGTATGGATCCTGAGACCAGAAGAGATACATGGGATATAATAtta AAAATGAGAGGTCAaaagacaataataattagtacGCATAACATGGAAGAAGCAGATATACTTGGTGATAGAATTGCGATAATACATGGTGGTCTTTTAAGGAGTTATGGCACAGCAATGTTTTTGAAAAAACAATATG gcCATGGACATATAGAAGTTGTGTTATCCACTAAACCATGGTGTGATCCAGAGAAAGTAGTAGACAAATTTGATACAAGGTCACAAGTTACcctagaaaaggaaaaaatagttCTAAGTGTACCATATACAGAGAATTTACCACATTCGTtagatgaaattgaaaatcaGAAAAGAAGATTAGGCGTAACTGGAATTAATGTATCTTTGATTACATTAGAACAAGtatttttaaa gaTTATGAAAGGAGAGGATAACGGTATACATTCCACAGATCTTTGTACAGCTACACAGAAACTGCAAGGATGGCAACTAACTATACATGCAATGTTGggattgtttaataaaaaagtaacatatactaaaaaaaatGCACGCATCTTATTAATGATC ctaTTTCTACCtttgatttcaattttatttatggcTCTAAGCTACAAAACCCCTGCTGAATCATTAGACATAATACCTCTAACGCTTAACATGTACAGAAATCCCAAGGTATTTTATTCTTCTGATATTCCCAAATatggtaaaatatataatgaagaaatagagagCTTCAATGGGATTGCAACTAATGTTGCAGGCAGAAGTGTTACAGAAG agtTATTAGCATTTGGTAAAAAGAATTTAGcagaatatcataattatgtGATTGTTTCTGCTGAATTTAATAACACGCAAGGAATTTTTGCAAATGGTTTTTATTCTGGGACAATGATGCACAGTTTACCTCTAACTATGAATATTTTGTCAAATACCATTATTCGAAGTCTAACTgacaaaaaatattccattGAAGTATCCAGGCAACAATTAcctaatatattttcttattctgaCCAAGTGGTTCCTGAAATGGAAGCACTTTCACGAGTGTTAATATTttgctccttcttctttcctactCTTGCACTTTTTGTTATTCATCCATTACAAGAAACTTCTACTAAAGTTAAACAGTTACAACGAATGACTGGAATTTCATCTGTATCATATTGGCTCactatattttctattgattTTCTAATTTGCGTACTGTCTACATGTATCATTACATTGGGCTTTTATGTAATGGATATTATATTAGACATACGCTTATATCATGTAACAGAAATAC tAATAAcgatgttaatattattactcttTGGTATAAACTGTCTAttgataacatatatatttagttttataaacaaatcgaGAAGTActgtaataacaattttaagtATTACACCCATTGGAAttg TTTTCATACAGTATTTATTACATGTAGTAATACAAAGTTTCcaaaatttaaaagtattgcaTTCGTTTCAAAAACAATTATTCCGTTTTATTCCTTATGTAAGTTTCTTCCACGGACAATTATCCTTCTTTACTGTGGCTGTAACGAATGCAAAATGCCGCCGTTTCCCAAGTAAAATTTTAAACGCTTTATGTGATATGGGATATATGGATCCGTGTTGCT CAATGGATTGTGTAAATGGAGTTTGTAGTAAGCCTATGTCATATTTTGAGAATTTTAAAAAGGACATTAATTTAGaggaaaatattctatatttatctttaacaCCTGTGATATATTTTGCTATTCTTATTATGCTGGAGGAGAAGATTTTTACAAGATTGTTTACCAAAATACGTAGCTCCTCATTACAACCAAGTGATAAGATGGACGAAGAagtgaagaaggaaaaacatgCTGTAGCATTAGAGATTAGCAAAATTACTAGTCAGA atAAAAGGAATAGCATagatcataataatattaatggaaATTCAACTAATGATACGCAAACTTCTAAAGTAGAAAACAGTTTATTCTTAGTTTATGAATTAAGTAAGTATTATGGAAAACTAATGGCCGTAAAGGAAGTCAATTTTCGAGTGAAGGAACGCGAATGTTTTGGATTGCTTGGAGTAAATGGAGCTGGAAAGAGTACTACGTTTAGAATGTTGACTGGAGAAGAAACACCTAATAGTGGCACCATGTACTTAAAATCGGCGGAAATCTATTCCAATCGCAGAGCT TACTTAGCAGAAATGGGATATTGTCCACAAACGGATGCATTGATCAATTCCCTAAATGCGTTTGATCATTTAAGATTATTCGCAAAACTTCGAGGTATACCACCAGAAAAAGTAGATTTGGAAGTTAATAAATGGATAAATAGATTga ATTTAAAAGCATGTATGTCGCAGCCAAGTGAAACATATAGTGGTGGTAATAAAAGACGTTTGAACATAGCGATAGCTTTAATTGGCAATCCTGCACTTGTTTTGTTAGACGAACCAACAACAGGAGTCGATCCAGCAGCTAGAAGATCATTGTGGTCTGTATTACAATCTTGTCAAGCTGGAGGACAAGCTTTCATACTTACTTCTCATAG tATGGAAGAATGTGAAGCTTTGTGCAATCGATTGGTTATAATGGTACAAGGAAAATTGGTTTGTATTGGAGCAAGTCAAGAACTTAAACAAAGATTTGGTGCTGGTTACGACATTCATATTAAATTAGATCCAAGCCGATCAGAGGAAGATGTTGCGATTATAAAGAATACTATTGAATCTTCTCTAACTTGTGAAATTAGGGACGAAAATTTG ggACTGATTGCCTACCATGTGACAGATCCTAGAACGACTTGGACAAAAATGTATAGTACTGTAAACAATTTAAAGAATAGATTCAAATGCATACAAGATTATTCTGTACTATCGGCGACACtcgaacaattatttattcaatttgcAAGAGGCATAAGTATGCCTAATTATGATAATTCACCAAGACATAGCGCTAGTCAACCAAATAACGAATAA